From a single Miscanthus floridulus cultivar M001 chromosome 8, ASM1932011v1, whole genome shotgun sequence genomic region:
- the LOC136471631 gene encoding uncharacterized protein translates to MGNCVQSSGGAIEAGRQQQQLQRRRSAAGDEEEVIIDEGVAPSVMKVKMVLTKGELGWLVAQLKAGDRRLEDVLQEMARKREGRAADDGWRPSLESIVECPAETAAATSDD, encoded by the coding sequence ATGGGCAACTGCGtccagagcagcggcggcgccaTAGAAGCAgggcgccagcagcagcagctgcagcggAGGAGAAGCGCCGCCGGTGACGAGGAGGAGGTAATAATTGATGAAGGGGTGGCGCCGTCGGTTATGAAGGTGAAGATGGTGCTGACCAAGGGCGAGCTGGGGTGGCTGGTGGCGCAGCTCAAGGCCGGTGACCGCCGCCTCGAGGACGTGCTCCAGGAGATGGCGCGTAAGCGTGAGGGCCGGGCCGCCGACGACGGGTGGCGGCCCAGCCTTGAGAGCATCGTCGAGTGCCCGGCCGAGACGGCGGCCGCCACCTCCGATGATTAG